In Nostoc edaphicum CCNP1411, the sequence TAGCATCCCCCCGCTTTAGTGCCGCACCCGTTTGTACTTCCGCCACATCTTTGAGCAAAATCGGTTTACCATCTTGCACCTTGACCACAGATTGCTGCAAGTCTGCAATTGATTTTACCTGCCCAATACCGCGTACCAATAGTTCTTGACCACCACCAATTAAGAATCCACCAGGAGCGTTAGAATTTGCACCTTTGGCAGCATTGGTAACTTCAGTCAGGGAAACATTGAGCGATCGCATTTTTTCTGGATCAACTAACACTTGTTCCTGTCGTTCATCCCCACCGTAAACGGTGACTTGGGTGACTCCCGGCACAGACAAAATTTGGTTGCTCAGGGTGCTATCCACCAGACGGCGTAAATCCATCAGCGAGGTTTTCCCCTGCCCATTCACAGTAAAGGCATACTGTAAAATCGTACCCAACGGCGATGCTAACGGTGAAATTTCCGGTGGATGCACCCCTTCAGGTAACTGATTTGTCACCTGTTGGAGTCGTTCTGTCACTGATTGCCGCGCTTTGTAAATGTCGGCATCCTGGTCAAAGACCACCTGCACCATAGATAGTCCGACTTTGGAGGAAGAACGCACCGTAGTCACCCCCGGCAAACCATTCACCGCGCTTTCAATCGGCACGGTAATTTGTGATTCTACTTCCTCTGGAGTTAGTCCAGTTGCTTCGGTGTGAATATCCACTTGGGGGGGCGCAAATTCAGGAAAAACGTCCAGTGGCATCTGAGTGACAGTGAATACTCCCCACGCCGTCACTAGAATCGCACAAATAACTATAAACCAACGCTGGGTAATTGAGTTTTTGAGAATCTGATTGAGAATAGAATTAAACATCTCAATTAAACGCCTCCCTTGTTCTTGCGATTGCCTGCCATAACAGCGATCGCTCCGCCGACAAGCACGACTCCACCACCGACACCTGCTAAGATACCCATCGGGAATCCGCCCGATTGCTGAGTTGTTTCACCAGCCTGTGAGACGAGATTACCGCTAGTATCATGGCTATGAGGTATTCCTTTAGCATCTGCTTGAGCATGGGCTGTATCAGTTTTTTTAGGAGTGGCGATCGCGGCTGGACTGGTTGCTGTATTGGCGGTTTGAGTTTTACGCGATTCAGCATAGAGCGACAAACTACCTTGAGTAACGAGCTTTTCCCCAACTGACAACCCTTTGGTAACAGTGATTAGTTCGCCCTTGGTCGCGCCAGTTGTAATTTCTACTGGCTCATAAAAATTCTTATACTCCACAAAGACTATCTGTTTACCGTTGGCATCAACCAGTGCCGTCACCGGAATCATGACACTAGCTCCAGATTTGGCAGAGGAGGCGATCGGCGTGACAACAATACCTAACAGTTGATCGGTTTGAGTATTGACTTTCACGCGATTAATGCCACCCGTTGCTTGAAATTCATCACCATGTCCAGTGTGAGCAAATACAACTGTGGGCGCACTGATAATTAAACTGGCTGCCAGAATGGAACTCACTACCATAAAAGGTTTCATAATCACTCCTCACAATGGATACTGAATTAAACAAAAGTTCTCCATAGTTTGCCAAAGGGCAGATGAAATCCAGGTGAAATGGCAGATGTTTTTGTAAAATCAGAGCTTGATGGTTGATTCCTTGGAGTGATGCGAATTTTACTGGTGGAAGATGAAGCGGATTTGGGACTGGCAATCAAGCAAGTCTTAATTAGCGAAAAATATGTGGTGGATTGGGTGACAATTTCTATATAACACCAAGGAATATACGGGAAAATTCCATATAATTCTCCCATGAAGGGTAGTTATACGGAAAAATTCTGTACAATACCCAGATAGCAATGTAAAAAAGAAGTTTTCCGTATATTCAGACAGGAGTTCGTTGTAATGCTTGATATATTAGGATTGAGAAAAAGATTATACTGAAAGTTTCCGTATAATAAGCTGGACAGTCATGCTCACGTAATTAGGAGTAATACATACAAAGATATGCCCAGAGGTGGCTTGGTCATCTATTTGGTTAAAATGTAAAGAGAATAATCATGCCTACTTCAATCCAATATCCATATCTATGCAAATTACCCTTAACCTTGATGAATCGCTTCTCAACGAAGCTTTTCAACTGACTAACCTCACAACCCAAGAAGAATTGATGAATCTTGCTCTACAAGAATTCGTGAGATCGCGCCGTAAGAAAAACCTTCTCGACCTTGCGGGACAGATTCAATTTGCCCCAGATTTTGATTATAAAGCCCTACGTGAAACTCGTCATGTTGCTGATTGATACATCTGTGTGGATCAGCGTCTTCCGTGATCGCAGTGGTCAAGTTCGCCAGAAGCTTGAAACCCTGATTGCGAATCGCCAGGTACAACTCACTCGGTTCACCCAGCTTGAATTGTTGCAAGGTAGTCTGAATGAGCAAGAGTGGACTCTCCTCTCTACTTATCTTGAAACACAAGACTACGTTGAACTCACGCCTTCTTCGTGGCAAGAGGCTGCACGTATCTACTACGACTTGCGCCGCCAAGGGCTTACCGTTCGTAGTCCAATCGATTGCTGTATTGCTCAAGTGGCACTGGAAAATAATTTGCTTTTGATCCATGATGATCGTGACTTCGAGACCATTGCTCAAGTGCGATCTCTCCAACACCTTCGTTTTCAGCCTTGAATCATCTAATCGTACTTAAGACAGTCAAAAAGTTCTCCATAGTTTGCCAAAGGGCAGATGAAATCCAGGTGAAATTGCAGATGTTTTTGTAAGATCAGAGCTTCATGGTTGATTTCCCTGGAGCAATGCGAATTTTACTGGTGGAAGATGAAGCAGATTTGGGACTGGCAATCAAGCAAGTCTTAATTAGTGAAAAATATGTGGTGGATTGGGTAACAGATGGCACTCAGGCATGGCTCTGTCTTGAAAGCCAGTGGACAGACTACACAGTTGCTATTGTTGATTGGCTACTGCCCGAAATGTCGGGATTACAGTTATGTCAGAAGCTCAGACTACACCAAAATCCCTTACCAGTGCTGATGCTGACTGCTTTAGGTCAGCCGGAAAATCGTGTAGCAGGGCTGGATGCGGGGGCTGATGATTATTTAGTCAAACCGTTTGTAATGGAAGAATTGCTGGCACGGTTGCGCGCCCTTCAGAGGCGATCGCCTCAACTACAACCATCCACGCTGACTGTTGCAGGTTTTACTCTGGATACAGCAAACAATGTCCTACGAGTGAATTCAGATGGATCTACGCCCCTAGTCATTTCCTTAACCACCAAAGAATTTCAGCTACTCATGTATTTGATGCAGAACCCCAATCGCATCATTCCCGGTAGTAAATTGCGTCAACAACTTTGGGACATGGATGAAGAACCGATTAGTAATGTAGTTGCGGCGCAAATGCGCTTACTACGTCGCAAGTTAGCAAATCATGGCTGTCCCTGCCCGATTGAAACTGTTCCAGGTGCTGGCTATCGCTTTAACTCCCAACTTCATTCTCAACCATGAATAGCTACTCACTTTTTCGGCGCAGTCGTCTGCGGTTAGCCCTTTGGTATGCCGGAGTTATGGGCGTGATTTTGAGTGTTTCTGGCTTGGGGATGTATCGCGCAACGGTACAAACAAACTGGGCAGCAATGGAGCGCGAAATTGAGTCAATTGCTGGAACTTTACACGATAGCGTCGAACCACTGTTACCGCCGTCCGAAGAACCGACTGCTGTGCTGCAACAAATTTTTCCCGATCTTTGTTTGAGTGGACAACCTTGCAAGGCTACCCCGACGCTGATTCAACGGCACACCATCGGCATTAGCGATCGCACCACATATTATATTCGGCTGTTCAATCATCAAGGGAAACTCCTGGCTTTTTCACCCAATCAACCCCTATCTCTGCCACCAACTCTCAACCGCACTTCATGGCAAACCTTTCGCACGGCTAACGGCATTCGCTATCACCAATTCACCACGATTTTGCATAGTGCCAATACCCATGATCTAGCTGATGAAGCCAATGCTGATTCATCCTGGGGCTATTTGCAAATTGGGCGCACTTTAGAACATTTTGATGCGGAAATCAGCCGAATTCAATGGATTATGGCGATTGGTTTGCCTATTGCTCTGAGCTTGGTTGCTACTTCCAGTTGGTGGCTTTCAGGATTAGCAATGCAGCCGATTTACAAGTCCTATCAGCAACAGCAACAGTTTACCGCTAATGCTGCCCATGAATTGCGATCGCCCCTCGCCAGCCTGTTGGCAACTGTAGAAGCTATCCTCCACATACCGCAATCAAATCAACAAGATATGCAAATGATGCTTCATACTGTTGAACGGCAGGGGCGGAGGTTGAGCTATTTGATCGCTGACTTACTCTTGTTGACCAGTTTGGAGCAAAATTCACTTGAGCAAAATTTAGGGGCAAAACCTTTTCAGCCCTGTTGCTTAAATGATTTGGTGAGCGATTTGACCGAAGAATTTTTAGAGCTGGCCACTGCTGCTGATATTAACTTAACCTGCCAAATTCCCACTTGCGAGGTTTATGCTCTAGGTAACGAATCGCAACTTTACCGTTTAGTGTCAAACTTGATTGCCAATGCCATCCAGTACACACCCAGAGGGGGATATGTAACTGTTAGCTTAGTCAAGAGTGATTACACTGTTGTCATTGCGGTGAAAGATACGGGTATTGGGATTGGGCTTGCTGATCAGGAGCGAATTTTTGATCGCTTTTACCGTGTTGATAGCGATCGCTCTCGTAAAACCGGAGGCACAGGATTGGGGCTAGCAATTGCTCAGGCGATCGCCCAAAAACATCAAGCGCATCTGAAAGTTGAAAGTCAGGTGGGAAAAGGTAGTATTTTTACGCTAGAGATGAAAGTTTTATCTTCTAAATAAATTGGATAATTTATTTTTTGGAGTTCCTTAAAGCTCCCCTTCTAACTGTTGGGCTACCAGTCTGGCAAATAACCCTGATTGGGCAATCAATTCCGAAAAATTACCTACCTGCACAACATTACCAGCGTCAATAACATAGATGCGATCGGCATTACGAATTGTGCTGAGGCGATGGGCAATTACCACTCTGGTAGCATTTAACTTAGCTAAACTTTCAGTCACAATTGCCTGGGTGCGGTTATCCAAAGCACTGGTTGCCTCATCCATCAAGATAATTTTAGGCTTGGAAACAAGCGATCGCGCAATCAATAATCTTTGCCGTTGTCCACCGGAGAGATTACTACCACCCTCAGCGACGATCGTATGCATCCCCATTGGCATTTGCTTGATATCATCAGCAAAACCTGCCATCTGTGCTGCTGACCAAGCTTCTTCTAGAGAAACCAAAGCCCCGGCGGTGATGTTATCAAAAACCGATCCTGTACCGATTTTTCCATTTTGCAGCACCACTCCTAACTGTCTTCGCACAGCCTGGAGTTCCATCTCTGCTAAGTCTTTGCCGTCATAATAGATACTACCTGCCAATGGAGTTTCAAAGCCCAATAACAACCGTAATATCGTTGATTTTCCACTTCCAGAAGACCCAACGATCGCAACAAATTCCCCTGGTTCGGCATGGAGGCTGACATCATTGAGGATTAAGCTGCCATTTTCCGAGTAGCGAAAGCTGACACGATTTAGGGCAATGCGGCCGTTTAATTGACCGGGGTTAACCTTGGTTGAGTCATATTCAGGCTGCGATCGCCAAATCGGTTTTGCTCGTTCCCATATTGGTACAATACTCCAAATTTCCGATACAGTATTGCTCAGGTCAATTACTCCTTTGATAAAAATCGCCAAAGCATAGTTAAAAGCAACGAATGTACCCAGTGTCAGGCGTGTCTGCATCAACAACATAGCAAACCCAAACAGCAGTATAGAACTTACTAAAGGGAGTGCTTCGTTAAATATAGAAATACCATCTTTAATTTCTTGCCAACTCGCCTTCAGTCGGATCTGCTGGCTGTACTTTTTTGCCCAAGCTGCAAATGCACGTTCTTCTGCCATTGTGACTCGCAGCTTGGCAACACCGTTAATTAGTTGGACGGTGAGTCCCTGAATTACGCCATTGAGTTCTTGCTCTTTTTTCGATTTCTTCACCAAGAGGAAACTTGCAACAGTTGTAACCACAGCGGCAAATATTGCTAAACCCACGCCCACAAGCGCTAGTTGCCAACTGTAAATAAACATCAGTACTAAGTTGAATAAGGCAAAAACTCCACTCAACAACGTCCGTTGCGTAGCACCACTGAGTTTTTGATGAATTTCCCTCACCGCCATAACGCGGTTGACTAAATCTCCAGAAGTGTACTGGCGAAAAAAGCTAGGACTTAATCTGAGTAAACGATCCCAGATGGCTGGCTGTAATATGCTATCAGTGGCGCTTTCGACTCTTAGAGTAATAATACTTTGGGCAACTTGAAAAGCTAACTGTCCAAAGGCGACTGCAAACATAACCAATCCGATCTGCCAAAGTAAAGCGCGATCGCTATCGGGAATGGCATGATTGATTAAAATTGCTGTTGCTTGTGGTGCAACCATGCCCAATATTGTGCCCAGTAGCCCTACCACTAAAATACTGGCGATGTCTTTTTCATAACCCTTGACCCCAAACCGTAGCAGGTCGATGGCTTTGAGCGCAACTTGGGGTAACGGTCGATACAGAACGTAGGCTAATGGTGACAGTGTTTTTGCTATTGATTCATTTACAAGTGTCCGAGTCCGCGCTACGGGGTCGAAAATTACATAATCTCGATTATCTGTAGGTAACAACGCCACTGGCTGCTTTTCCAACTGAGTATAAGCTAATATTGCCCCTTGGTCTTGACGCCACCAGCCATCTGCTAAAGTTATCCGGCGGATACGAATGTGTGATGCTTGTGCGATCGCCCCTACAGGGTCTTTAATAGAATTCAAATCCTCTGCTGGTGGACGAATCTCTATTCCCAGCGATCGCCCGACTGCACCAAATGCTACCAATAAGGGCGGCCCTTCCTGAGAAAAAACCGCCTCCTGCTGTGGCTGCAATACTGTTGCTAAGTCAGAGAGTGCCCCCTTTATTACTTGCTGATTAAATTGCTCACGTTCCTGAAATCGCCGAAATTCTGCTTCTGCTTCTTTATTTGCCAGTAAACTGAAGTAGTGAAAGAAATAAGTATGCAAAGTGGCTAAACCTGCCAGGAGTTCCTCGGAATTTTCTAAATCTGCCGTTGGCAACATCTCTCCGATAACCGCATTTTCTGCCTCCAGCCACATATCACTCGTGAGTGGAAACGCTGGTGAGGCAGAATTCAAGGTTAATTCCTCAACTCCCATCCAGTGAGTATTGCCTTGCCGCAACTTCACCCATAGAAGTGTTTGTTGGCTCCACTGTAGCGTTTCACCAGGGGATAATGAAAAATCTCGCCCTAATGTCTGCACAAGGTTTAATGGCGTAGTCAAAACTGTCTGCTGGGCACTAAGAGATTGTCCTAAATTATTTACCCAACCTTCTAAAAGTTCTATGGCTTGAGAGTCAGCCGCCGCGATTCCCTTAACCAAATCAACCATTGACATCTGGCATAATTGGGTGGGTTCAATTGCGATCGCTACAAAATTCCATTGGCTTTGTGCTATTACTTCCGGTAACAAGACTTCACCAGCGTTCACATGAAACAAATAGCGGCGATGCTCCTTTGGTAAACTGTTTTTAACTCTAGTTGCAAACACTGCTAATGTTCCAGACTGAACTATCCAGACAGTTTCTGAATTATCCAACAGTACTGGTTCGTTTGCTTGAAGAAAGTATGGTTTAGGAAGAGAATTCACTGAAGGTAAATCGATATGAGTTCGACGAGTAGAAAAAGATATAAAAAACTATTGTATCCCGGCTGAATATAACAAATTTTTTTTTGATGATAAAATTACGAACTGCTAACCTAAACGATATAGACTTCATCTTTACTCAAGAAACCAGAGATGAATTCAAAGACCTTATCCTCTGCTGGAGTCGAGAAGAACACAGCAGCAACTTACACTGTGCTGACAAACATTATTTAATGATTGAAAATGTTTCAGGAGAAACGCAAGGCTACGCTATTTTGTCTGGCTTACAATCACCGAACCGTAGTATTGAATTAACTCGAATTATCGTTGCTGAACCAGGACTAGGATACGGCAAACGTGCGTTACGCATCATCCTCAAAAAGGTTTTTGAAGACTATAATGCTCATCGTTGTTGGTTAGATGTCTTTGAACACAATCAACGTGCTAGACATGTTTATCAATCAGTCGGCTTTCAAGAGGAAGGAGTTTTGCGAGAAGCCTTGAGGCAAAAAGATAAGTATTCTTCGTTAGTAATTATGTCTATCCTTGAAAACGAATACTTCCAAGAAATCTTCTCAAACTCGATATTATGCCTCTGCCGCGTGAAGTAAGCGAACATAAGTTCCGCCTTGCTGCCATAATTCCTCATGGGTTCCACGCTGCACGATTTTACCTTGCTCTAGCACAATAATTTCATGGCAATCGCGGATTGTGCTGAGGCGGTGGGCTACTACAATACATGAACAACCACGTTGTTGCAAGTTACGGTTAATAATCAACTCTGTTTCTGCATCCAAGGCGCTGGTTGCTTCATCCAGTACTAAGACTGTGGGATTTCTCACCAAAGCGCGGGCAATTTCTAAACGCTGGCGTTGTCCACCACTAATATTCATACCGCCTTCGATTAACTCAAAGTCATATTTTCCAGGCATAGATGCGATCGCATCATGAATCGCTGCATCTTGGCAAGCCTGCACCAAATCAACTTCTGGTACAGTCGAATCCCAAAGAGTGATGTTTTCTCGGACAGTCCCGGCAAATAAAAAGATATCCTGTTCAACCATTGCCAACCAGTTAGCTAAAACAGAACGCTTAATTTGCGATCGCTCTACACCATCAAAGCAGATTTCCCCATCCCAAGGTTGATAAA encodes:
- a CDS encoding cobalt transporter, which translates into the protein MKPFMVVSSILAASLIISAPTVVFAHTGHGDEFQATGGINRVKVNTQTDQLLGIVVTPIASSAKSGASVMIPVTALVDANGKQIVFVEYKNFYEPVEITTGATKGELITVTKGLSVGEKLVTQGSLSLYAESRKTQTANTATSPAAIATPKKTDTAHAQADAKGIPHSHDTSGNLVSQAGETTQQSGGFPMGILAGVGGGVVLVGGAIAVMAGNRKNKGGV
- a CDS encoding type II toxin-antitoxin system VapB family antitoxin; its protein translation is MAWSSIWLKCKENNHAYFNPISISMQITLNLDESLLNEAFQLTNLTTQEELMNLALQEFVRSRRKKNLLDLAGQIQFAPDFDYKALRETRHVAD
- the vapC gene encoding PIN domain nuclease, producing the protein MKLVMLLIDTSVWISVFRDRSGQVRQKLETLIANRQVQLTRFTQLELLQGSLNEQEWTLLSTYLETQDYVELTPSSWQEAARIYYDLRRQGLTVRSPIDCCIAQVALENNLLLIHDDRDFETIAQVRSLQHLRFQP
- the rppA gene encoding two-component system response regulator RppA — its product is MRILLVEDEADLGLAIKQVLISEKYVVDWVTDGTQAWLCLESQWTDYTVAIVDWLLPEMSGLQLCQKLRLHQNPLPVLMLTALGQPENRVAGLDAGADDYLVKPFVMEELLARLRALQRRSPQLQPSTLTVAGFTLDTANNVLRVNSDGSTPLVISLTTKEFQLLMYLMQNPNRIIPGSKLRQQLWDMDEEPISNVVAAQMRLLRRKLANHGCPCPIETVPGAGYRFNSQLHSQP
- the rppB gene encoding two-component system sensor histidine kinase RppB, with the translated sequence MNSYSLFRRSRLRLALWYAGVMGVILSVSGLGMYRATVQTNWAAMEREIESIAGTLHDSVEPLLPPSEEPTAVLQQIFPDLCLSGQPCKATPTLIQRHTIGISDRTTYYIRLFNHQGKLLAFSPNQPLSLPPTLNRTSWQTFRTANGIRYHQFTTILHSANTHDLADEANADSSWGYLQIGRTLEHFDAEISRIQWIMAIGLPIALSLVATSSWWLSGLAMQPIYKSYQQQQQFTANAAHELRSPLASLLATVEAILHIPQSNQQDMQMMLHTVERQGRRLSYLIADLLLLTSLEQNSLEQNLGAKPFQPCCLNDLVSDLTEEFLELATAADINLTCQIPTCEVYALGNESQLYRLVSNLIANAIQYTPRGGYVTVSLVKSDYTVVIAVKDTGIGIGLADQERIFDRFYRVDSDRSRKTGGTGLGLAIAQAIAQKHQAHLKVESQVGKGSIFTLEMKVLSSK
- a CDS encoding NHLP bacteriocin export ABC transporter permease/ATPase subunit produces the protein MNSLPKPYFLQANEPVLLDNSETVWIVQSGTLAVFATRVKNSLPKEHRRYLFHVNAGEVLLPEVIAQSQWNFVAIAIEPTQLCQMSMVDLVKGIAAADSQAIELLEGWVNNLGQSLSAQQTVLTTPLNLVQTLGRDFSLSPGETLQWSQQTLLWVKLRQGNTHWMGVEELTLNSASPAFPLTSDMWLEAENAVIGEMLPTADLENSEELLAGLATLHTYFFHYFSLLANKEAEAEFRRFQEREQFNQQVIKGALSDLATVLQPQQEAVFSQEGPPLLVAFGAVGRSLGIEIRPPAEDLNSIKDPVGAIAQASHIRIRRITLADGWWRQDQGAILAYTQLEKQPVALLPTDNRDYVIFDPVARTRTLVNESIAKTLSPLAYVLYRPLPQVALKAIDLLRFGVKGYEKDIASILVVGLLGTILGMVAPQATAILINHAIPDSDRALLWQIGLVMFAVAFGQLAFQVAQSIITLRVESATDSILQPAIWDRLLRLSPSFFRQYTSGDLVNRVMAVREIHQKLSGATQRTLLSGVFALFNLVLMFIYSWQLALVGVGLAIFAAVVTTVASFLLVKKSKKEQELNGVIQGLTVQLINGVAKLRVTMAEERAFAAWAKKYSQQIRLKASWQEIKDGISIFNEALPLVSSILLFGFAMLLMQTRLTLGTFVAFNYALAIFIKGVIDLSNTVSEIWSIVPIWERAKPIWRSQPEYDSTKVNPGQLNGRIALNRVSFRYSENGSLILNDVSLHAEPGEFVAIVGSSGSGKSTILRLLLGFETPLAGSIYYDGKDLAEMELQAVRRQLGVVLQNGKIGTGSVFDNITAGALVSLEEAWSAAQMAGFADDIKQMPMGMHTIVAEGGSNLSGGQRQRLLIARSLVSKPKIILMDEATSALDNRTQAIVTESLAKLNATRVVIAHRLSTIRNADRIYVIDAGNVVQVGNFSELIAQSGLFARLVAQQLEGEL
- a CDS encoding GNAT family N-acetyltransferase, with protein sequence MIKLRTANLNDIDFIFTQETRDEFKDLILCWSREEHSSNLHCADKHYLMIENVSGETQGYAILSGLQSPNRSIELTRIIVAEPGLGYGKRALRIILKKVFEDYNAHRCWLDVFEHNQRARHVYQSVGFQEEGVLREALRQKDKYSSLVIMSILENEYFQEIFSNSILCLCRVK